The Neobacillus sp. OS1-2 genome includes a window with the following:
- a CDS encoding sugar phosphate isomerase/epimerase, with product MKLGVFTVLFAEKSFEEMLDTVKEAGLSAVEIGTGCYPGNNHCDLDALLESEEARKEYKQKVEERGLTISAFSCHGNPISPETEFAKQSHETLLKTIKLASLLGVPVVNCFSGTAGDHEGAKYPNWPVTPWPNEYGSVLQWQWEEKLIPYWKEVGQFAKDHHVKIGLELHGGFLVHTPYTLLKLRAETCDAIGANLDPSHMWWQGIDPVAAIKILGKENAIHHFHAKDTYIDQENVNMYGLMDMQPYGEVRTRAWTFRSVGCGHSLKEWSDMMSALRTYGYDYVVSIEHEDPIMSIDEGFNRAVVNLKSVLIEESVSNMWWV from the coding sequence ATGAAACTAGGCGTATTTACTGTACTTTTTGCAGAAAAATCATTTGAAGAAATGCTGGATACTGTAAAGGAAGCAGGGCTAAGTGCTGTAGAAATTGGAACCGGATGCTATCCGGGAAACAATCATTGTGATCTGGATGCGCTATTGGAAAGTGAAGAAGCCCGCAAAGAGTATAAACAAAAGGTTGAAGAACGCGGCCTGACGATTAGTGCCTTTAGTTGCCACGGTAATCCGATTTCTCCTGAAACGGAATTTGCCAAGCAATCACATGAAACTCTTTTAAAAACCATTAAATTGGCTTCCTTACTAGGTGTACCGGTTGTTAACTGTTTCTCAGGTACAGCAGGCGATCACGAGGGGGCGAAATATCCGAACTGGCCTGTTACACCATGGCCGAATGAATACGGCTCAGTTTTACAGTGGCAGTGGGAAGAAAAACTGATTCCTTATTGGAAAGAGGTTGGCCAGTTTGCCAAGGATCACCATGTAAAAATTGGTCTAGAACTACATGGCGGCTTTTTAGTTCACACACCATATACATTGTTAAAATTACGGGCAGAAACTTGTGATGCCATCGGTGCTAATCTAGACCCAAGCCATATGTGGTGGCAGGGAATTGATCCAGTCGCCGCGATTAAAATTTTGGGGAAAGAAAATGCGATTCATCATTTCCACGCGAAAGACACCTACATTGATCAGGAAAATGTGAATATGTATGGGCTAATGGATATGCAGCCATACGGTGAGGTGCGCACGAGAGCATGGACCTTCCGTTCTGTTGGCTGTGGACATAGTTTAAAAGAATGGTCTGACATGATGAGCGCCCTTCGTACGTACGGCTATGATTATGTGGTCAGCATTGAACACGAGGATCCTATTATGTCAATTGACGAAGGCTTTAACCGGGCCGTTGTGAATTTAAAATCTGTCTTAATTGAGGAATCTGTTTCGAATATGTGGTGGGTCTAA
- a CDS encoding Gfo/Idh/MocA family oxidoreductase, producing MKKLRVGIIGVGGIAQGRHIPAFLQLSNQCELTAVSDVNVERAKEIAEKHSIPYVFENYRELFSNVDAVCICTPNKFHAEITMAAFEAGVHVLCEKPMALSANECEAMIAASKKAGKVLAIAYHYRFMKEVQAAKKVMEEVGKPLVVRVQALRRRKVPGWGVFTNKDLQGGGSLIDFGCHLLDLALWLMGNPKHIEVSGTTYNALSKIPNQVNQWGTFDHETFNVDDHVTAYMKFENGASMLFETSWAANIKDDCANVSISGVDGGINVFPFELYSTKNGMLLNSEAAWIPGEEDPDLPQARNFIDACLGFEELVVKPEEALQVSQIIDRIYESGRNTL from the coding sequence ATGAAAAAACTACGAGTTGGCATCATCGGGGTTGGTGGTATCGCACAGGGCCGTCACATCCCTGCCTTTCTACAATTAAGTAATCAATGTGAATTAACAGCTGTCAGTGATGTAAACGTCGAAAGAGCCAAAGAGATTGCTGAAAAACATAGCATCCCATATGTTTTTGAGAATTATCGAGAGCTTTTTTCAAATGTGGATGCTGTATGTATTTGTACACCGAATAAATTCCATGCCGAAATTACGATGGCTGCCTTTGAGGCAGGAGTTCACGTTCTTTGCGAAAAGCCCATGGCTCTTAGCGCGAATGAGTGCGAAGCGATGATTGCAGCCTCTAAAAAAGCTGGAAAGGTTTTGGCGATTGCCTACCATTACCGTTTCATGAAGGAAGTTCAAGCAGCCAAGAAGGTAATGGAAGAGGTCGGAAAACCGCTAGTCGTAAGAGTCCAGGCATTAAGACGCCGCAAAGTTCCAGGCTGGGGTGTTTTTACCAATAAAGACCTTCAAGGAGGCGGCAGCCTTATCGATTTTGGCTGTCATCTTCTTGATTTAGCCCTTTGGTTAATGGGAAATCCAAAGCATATCGAGGTGTCAGGCACCACCTATAATGCCTTAAGTAAAATCCCTAACCAAGTGAACCAATGGGGAACATTTGATCACGAAACCTTTAATGTGGATGATCATGTTACTGCCTATATGAAGTTTGAAAATGGCGCATCGATGTTGTTCGAAACCTCATGGGCAGCGAACATTAAAGATGATTGTGCAAATGTCAGTATTTCAGGTGTGGACGGCGGGATTAATGTCTTCCCATTTGAGCTTTATTCCACTAAGAATGGAATGCTGTTAAATAGCGAGGCAGCCTGGATACCAGGCGAAGAGGATCCAGATTTACCACAGGCGAGGAATTTTATTGATGCCTGTCTTGGATTTGAAGAACTAGTGGTTAAACCAGAAGAGGCATTGCAGGTTTCACAAATTATAGATCGGATTTATGAGAGTGGGAGGAATACATTATGA
- a CDS encoding Gfo/Idh/MocA family oxidoreductase has translation MGKLRVGVIGCGSIAQHRHLPEYKANKKVELVAVCDINEERAKEVAEKFGATAYTSYEALVTSGTVDAVSVCTPNFLHAPISIAALEAGLHVLCEKPMATSKQEAEAMIAAAEASGKKLMIAHNQRFVPSHQKARQLIASGEIGKIYSFRTAFGHGGPEGWSVEGKEGWFFQKEKAFVGAMGDLGVHKTDLLRYVLGEEITEVGSFVETSAKDFATVDDNAVCVLKTESGIIGTLAASWAYVSREDNSTIIYGEKAILRLEDDPIHSLIVQYVNGEVVKYELGKIQSNDDGGQNTSHVIDKFVDCVLLNEEPPVPGEEGMKSLEVILAALESNETKQIVRVNER, from the coding sequence ATGGGGAAATTAAGAGTTGGAGTGATCGGCTGTGGTAGCATTGCGCAGCACCGTCATCTACCTGAATATAAAGCAAATAAAAAGGTAGAACTAGTTGCGGTTTGTGATATCAATGAAGAACGTGCAAAAGAAGTGGCCGAAAAATTTGGTGCCACTGCTTACACCAGCTATGAAGCATTAGTGACTAGCGGTACAGTGGATGCAGTCAGTGTATGTACCCCAAACTTTCTGCATGCACCCATCTCGATTGCGGCATTAGAAGCCGGCCTTCATGTGCTTTGTGAAAAGCCAATGGCAACTTCTAAACAAGAAGCGGAAGCGATGATTGCCGCTGCCGAAGCAAGCGGCAAAAAATTAATGATTGCCCATAATCAGCGTTTTGTTCCATCGCATCAAAAAGCGCGCCAGCTAATTGCTAGCGGAGAAATCGGTAAAATTTACAGCTTCCGTACTGCATTTGGTCATGGCGGCCCAGAAGGCTGGAGTGTCGAGGGTAAAGAAGGCTGGTTTTTCCAAAAAGAAAAAGCATTTGTTGGTGCGATGGGTGATTTAGGTGTTCATAAAACGGACTTATTGCGATATGTATTAGGAGAAGAAATCACCGAAGTGGGTTCCTTTGTAGAAACGAGCGCAAAGGACTTCGCGACGGTTGATGACAATGCTGTTTGTGTATTAAAAACAGAAAGCGGCATCATCGGTACATTGGCGGCAAGTTGGGCTTATGTAAGTAGGGAGGATAATTCAACGATTATCTATGGTGAAAAAGCAATCTTACGTCTGGAAGACGACCCGATCCATTCACTTATCGTTCAATATGTGAATGGAGAAGTAGTTAAGTATGAGCTTGGGAAAATCCAGTCCAATGATGATGGCGGTCAAAATACCTCGCATGTGATTGATAAGTTTGTGGATTGTGTTCTTCTTAATGAGGAGCCGCCGGTTCCTGGTGAGGAAGGGATGAAGTCTTTAGAAGTTATTTTAGCAGCACTTGAGTCAAATGAAACGAAACAAATCGTCAGAGTGAACGAACGATGA
- a CDS encoding DoxX family membrane protein gives MFNKFLRENKISAVLLTVIRLYLGYAWFTAGLHKITGGFDAAGFLKGATANPVKGPDGSVVYGWYVEFLKGFALPNVHIFNFIVPWGELLIGLGLLLGCLTTAAMFFGLVMNFSFFLAGTVSHNPTDIFLGFIILAAGYNAGKIGVDRWVVPFIRKMNKKGIGNEKAKVTV, from the coding sequence ATGTTTAACAAATTTTTAAGGGAAAATAAAATCTCTGCCGTCCTCTTAACAGTCATACGATTATATCTTGGATATGCTTGGTTTACAGCAGGGTTGCACAAAATTACTGGGGGATTTGACGCTGCTGGCTTTTTGAAAGGGGCAACCGCTAATCCGGTGAAAGGCCCGGACGGAAGTGTTGTGTACGGATGGTATGTTGAATTTCTAAAAGGGTTTGCCCTTCCAAACGTACACATCTTTAACTTCATTGTTCCTTGGGGCGAATTATTAATCGGTTTGGGCTTACTCTTAGGCTGTTTAACTACCGCTGCCATGTTCTTTGGCTTAGTGATGAACTTCAGCTTCTTCCTAGCTGGTACTGTTTCTCACAACCCAACAGACATCTTCCTTGGCTTTATCATTTTGGCGGCCGGTTATAATGCTGGAAAAATTGGTGTAGACAGATGGGTGGTTCCTTTCATCAGAAAAATGAACAAAAAGGGCATAGGCAATGAAAAGGCAAAAGTGACTGTTTAA
- a CDS encoding alpha-glucosidase, with the protein MSKKWWKESVAYQVYPRSFMDSNGDGIGDLKGVTSKLDYLKELGIDVIWLSPMFKSPNDDNGYDISDYQDIMDEFGTMADFDELLEGVHQRGMKLILDLVINHTSDEHPWFMESRSSKDNPKRDWYIWRDGKDGREPNNWESIFSGPAWKYDEETEQYFMHIFSSRQPDLNWENPDVRDALHNTVNWWLDKGIDGFRVDAISHIKKEPGFPDMPNPDHLDYVPCFPKMMNVDGIDVWLQELSEKTIKNYDVMTVGEANGVGLDDADRWVGEENGYFNMIFQFEFLNLWNKDAEGGTDVRALKKNLTKWQNGLEGKGWNALFIENHDQPRRVSSWGDDTKYWKESAKMLGALYFLMKGTPFIYQGQEIGMTNVQFPSIEDYNDVGMVNFYKVETAKGRPHDEIMEIIWKQCRDNARTPMQWDATKMGGFTTSDATWLGVNPNYPEINVRKQINDPDSILNFYKKLIQIRKDNPLFVYGTYDLLLPNHPRLFVYTRKLGSSKAIVINNFCGKETRFKLPSSVSYKTANLILNNYQLADQKLRKEFTLKPYETRVYLLK; encoded by the coding sequence ATGAGTAAGAAGTGGTGGAAAGAGAGTGTTGCCTATCAGGTTTACCCTAGAAGCTTCATGGATAGCAATGGGGACGGGATAGGTGATTTAAAAGGGGTAACATCTAAATTAGATTACTTAAAAGAGCTGGGAATTGATGTTATTTGGCTGTCACCGATGTTCAAATCACCAAACGATGACAATGGCTATGATATTTCCGATTACCAGGACATTATGGATGAATTTGGGACGATGGCTGATTTTGACGAACTCCTCGAAGGTGTTCATCAGCGCGGGATGAAGTTGATCTTAGATTTAGTCATCAATCATACTAGCGATGAGCATCCATGGTTTATGGAATCCCGCTCTTCGAAAGACAATCCGAAAAGAGATTGGTACATTTGGAGAGATGGCAAAGATGGAAGGGAACCTAACAACTGGGAGTCTATTTTCAGCGGACCCGCCTGGAAATATGATGAAGAAACGGAACAGTATTTCATGCATATTTTTTCGTCCCGCCAGCCTGATTTAAATTGGGAAAATCCAGATGTTCGAGATGCTTTGCACAATACGGTAAATTGGTGGCTTGATAAAGGCATCGATGGATTCCGTGTGGATGCCATTTCCCATATCAAAAAAGAACCAGGCTTCCCGGATATGCCGAATCCGGATCATTTAGATTATGTCCCTTGTTTTCCAAAAATGATGAATGTTGATGGCATTGATGTCTGGTTACAGGAACTGTCTGAGAAAACAATCAAGAACTATGATGTGATGACCGTTGGCGAGGCTAACGGTGTTGGGCTTGATGATGCTGACCGCTGGGTTGGGGAAGAAAACGGCTATTTCAATATGATTTTTCAATTTGAATTTCTAAACCTTTGGAATAAGGATGCAGAAGGCGGTACCGATGTTCGCGCTTTGAAAAAGAATTTAACAAAGTGGCAAAATGGACTGGAAGGTAAAGGCTGGAATGCGTTATTCATCGAAAATCATGATCAGCCCCGCCGGGTCTCAAGCTGGGGTGATGACACGAAATATTGGAAAGAAAGCGCCAAAATGCTGGGTGCATTATACTTTCTGATGAAGGGCACGCCATTTATTTATCAGGGTCAGGAGATCGGGATGACCAATGTTCAATTCCCTTCTATTGAAGATTATAATGATGTTGGCATGGTCAACTTTTATAAAGTGGAAACAGCTAAGGGGCGTCCTCACGATGAGATTATGGAGATCATTTGGAAGCAATGCCGTGACAATGCCCGTACGCCGATGCAATGGGATGCCACTAAGATGGGCGGTTTTACCACTTCTGATGCAACCTGGCTTGGTGTAAATCCAAACTATCCGGAAATCAACGTTAGGAAACAAATAAACGATCCCGATTCTATTTTGAATTTTTATAAAAAGTTAATTCAAATACGTAAGGACAATCCATTGTTTGTATACGGAACATATGATTTGCTGCTGCCAAACCATCCAAGATTATTTGTTTATACACGTAAACTAGGAAGCTCTAAAGCAATTGTCATCAATAATTTCTGTGGAAAAGAAACTAGGTTTAAATTGCCATCAAGTGTATCCTATAAAACAGCTAATCTTATCCTAAATAATTATCAACTGGCTGATCAGAAATTACGAAAAGAATTCACCCTGAAGCCGTATGAAACAAGAGTATATTTATTGAAATAA